GACTCGGCACGCTGACGATCAACGGCGCGTTCGCGCAACGCTTCCGCGGGATCGTCGGCACGTTCAACGGGTCGCAGCTGGTGACCGGGTACGCGAAGAACTACGTGTACGACCAACGCCTCAAGTACCTGAGCCCGCCCAAGTTCATCGACCCGGTCGCGGCCGCGTGGCAAGACGTCGTCTGGGCGGAGCAGAAGCCGGCGTGGTGCGGCGCGCCTGCGTACAACACCGTCTGCAGCTGACCTGCGGAAAGGCGACGGAACGTCGCAGGCGCACCACTAGCATCCGTCGCGTGACCCCCGGAGACGACGCGGCGGAGGCTGACGAGGCGACGCGCGGCGGCGAGGCGTTCCGCGCGCCCGTCGGCACCCACGACGTCCTCCCGCCGGACTCCGACCGCTGGATCGCGGTCGTCGCCGCGTTCGCCGAGCGCGCCGCGCGCTTCGGGTACGGGCTCGTCATCACCCCGCTCTTCGAGCACGTCGAGGTGTTCCAGCGCGTCGGCGAGCAGACCGACGTCGTGCGCAAGGAGATGTACGACTTCGGCGACAAGGGTGGCCGGCGCATCGCGCTGCGGCCCGAGGGGACGGCGCCTGTCGTGCGCGCGTACGTGCAGCACCGGCCGACCGCGCCGTGGAAGGCGTGGTACGTCGCGCCGAACTTCCGCTACGAGCGGCCGCAGAAGGGCCGGTACCGCCAGCACTGGCAGCTCGGTGCGGAGGTGCTCGGCGTCGACGACCCCGCGGTCGACGTCGAGGTCATCGCCCTCGCGCACGGGTTCTACCGGGAGCTCGGGTTGAAGCGCGTGCAGCTCGTCGTCAACTCCATGGGCGACGAGCACAGCCGCCCGGCCTACTCGCGTGCGTTGCGGGACTACTTCCTGCGCGAGGGGCGCGCGCTCGGCGACGAGTTCGTCGAGCGCGCGGAGGCGAGCCCGCTGCGGATCCTCGACTCGAAGCGAGCCGACTGGCAGGACGTCGTCGAGCACGCACCGCAGCTCTTCGACTACTTGAGCGACGAGTCCCGAGAGCACTTCGAGGCGGTGCAGCGGGGGCTCGGCGCGCTCGGCATCGAGTACGAGATCGCGCCGCGGCTCGTGCGCGGGTTCGACTACTACACGCGCACGACGTTCGAGTTCGTGAGCGACGCGCTCGACGCCGCGCAGAACGCGGTCGGCGGCGGTGGCCGCTACGACCGTCTCGCTGAGGAGATGGGCGGTCCGCCGACGCCCGGCATCGGGTTCGGGATGGGGATCGAGCGGATCCTG
The Acidimicrobiia bacterium genome window above contains:
- the hisS gene encoding histidine--tRNA ligase, translating into MTPGDDAAEADEATRGGEAFRAPVGTHDVLPPDSDRWIAVVAAFAERAARFGYGLVITPLFEHVEVFQRVGEQTDVVRKEMYDFGDKGGRRIALRPEGTAPVVRAYVQHRPTAPWKAWYVAPNFRYERPQKGRYRQHWQLGAEVLGVDDPAVDVEVIALAHGFYRELGLKRVQLVVNSMGDEHSRPAYSRALRDYFLREGRALGDEFVERAEASPLRILDSKRADWQDVVEHAPQLFDYLSDESREHFEAVQRGLGALGIEYEIAPRLVRGFDYYTRTTFEFVSDALDAAQNAVGGGGRYDRLAEEMGGPPTPGIGFGMGIERILIACDGEGVVPAGASYGIEVFVVDDLQDATATVLLEELRDFGIGADRAYGGRSVKAQLKAAGRSGASHALILFKKEAERGVVIARDLASGDQVEVPREQVVGWVAEHTRAAARERERERGDEA